The following are encoded together in the Oncorhynchus clarkii lewisi isolate Uvic-CL-2024 chromosome 25, UVic_Ocla_1.0, whole genome shotgun sequence genome:
- the LOC139383737 gene encoding paired box protein Pax-1-like, with amino-acid sequence MEQTYGEVNQLGGVFVNGRPLPNAIRLRIVELAQLGIRPCDISRQLRVSHGCVSKILARYNETGSILPGAIGGSKPRVTTPNVVKNIRDYKLGDPGIFAWEIRDRLLADGVCDKYNVPSVSSISRILRNKIGNLSQPNQYESSKQTPTQAGLSYNHIYPYSYPNAMSPNGKMGSGPGVPVAAGHVSISRAWPSAHTVTNILGIRAFMDHQAIAGAEGYPPKMEDWSSVNRATFPSAHAVNGIDKSVIDADIKYAQPSSTLSSYVPACSYSSSNQYGVYSGPGSYVTPGHHWQSQNSSLSLPSSGMTMHAGDIHSSMAFKHPSREGDRKPTSPLSKQQQHEALSSVHGLNLPTSSS; translated from the exons ATGG AGCAAACCTATGGGGAGGTGAATCAGTTGGGTGGTGTATTCGTCAATGGACGACCGCTGCCCAACGCCATACGACTACGGATAGTGGAATTGGCCCAGCTTGGAATCAGACCCTGCGATATCAGTAGGCAACTTCGTGTCTCTCATGGCTGTGTGAGCAAGATACTAGCACGATACAATGAAACGGGTTCTATTTTACCCGGTGCCATCGGGGGGAGCAAACCACGGGTTACTACACCGAATGTGGTGAAGAACATAAGGGATTACAAACTAGGTGACCCGGGGATCTTTGCCTGGGAGATCCGGGACAGGCTTCTCGCAGACGGAGTTTGTGACAAATACAACGTGCCCTCAGTAAGCTCCATCAGCAGGATTTTACGGAACAAGATTGGAAATCTTTCCCAGCCGAACCAGTATGAGAGCAGCAAGCAAACCCCCACACAGGCCGGCCTCTCTTACAACCACATATACCCCTATTCATACCCCAACGCTATGTCACCCAATGGCAAAATGGGCAGCGGTCCCGGAGTACCCGTGGCGGCCGGGCATGTAAGCATATCAAGGGCCTGGCCATCAGCACACACTGTCACCAACATTCTGGGTATCAGGGCCTTCATGGATCATCAAG CTATTGCTGGAGCAGAGGGATATCCACCGAAAATGGAGGACTGGAGTAGTGTCAACAGAGCGACGTTTCCCTCTGCTCATGCAGTCAACGGAATTGACAAATCAGTCATTGATGCGGACATAAAATATGCACAG CCTTCATCAACATTATCCAGTTATGTCCCAGCTTGTTCCTACTCATCTTCGAACCAGTACGGCGTTTATAGTGGGCCAGGTAGCTATGTGACCCCTGGACACCATTGGCAGTCCCAGAACTCGAGTTTGTCCCTCCCAAGCAGCGGCATGACGATGCACGCGGGAGACATACACTCTTCAATGGCGTTCAAACATCCATCGCGAGAAG GAGACAGAAAGCCCACCAGTCCACTAAGCAAGCAGCAGCAGCACGAGGCGTTGAGCAGTGTACACGGACTCAATCTCCCTACCTCATCCTCTTAA